From a single Streptomyces rubradiris genomic region:
- a CDS encoding glutamine synthetase family protein, producing MTTLADPRPGGRPGDLDRVPALTADLAARGVHGIVLAYVDTAGVCRVKTIPTARLEAAVAWGVGMSPVFDTFLADDSIVTTDVLGSPDGDLRLFPDLDHLVPLAGQPGWAWAPVDRITQEGERHPGCARTFLRRTVTDAADRHGLAFKAAIEIEWAVGAGSAPADEFVPAATGPAYGAVRQVELSDYTADLLAALAAQGVDVDQIHPEYAPAQFEVSVGALDPVAAADRSVLVRQTIRAVAQRHGLRVSFAPAYLPEGVGNGGHLHLSCWRDGVNLHSGGEGRYGMTATAEAFLAGILAHLPGLTAVTAPSPASYLRLQPSQWAGVFTAWGRETREAAVRVVTGTAGRRDRDANLEVKPVDLAANPYLALGCVIAAGLDGITAGRPLPGEITGDPVRYGPDEAAALGVRRLPRSLPRAVEEFRADPVLRAALGPVLADAVSAVRLGEAAAVEGLSPTALAAFYRWAY from the coding sequence ATGACCACGCTCGCCGACCCCCGACCCGGTGGCCGCCCCGGCGACCTGGACCGGGTGCCCGCCCTCACCGCGGACCTGGCGGCCCGGGGCGTGCACGGCATCGTCCTGGCGTACGTGGACACGGCGGGCGTCTGCCGGGTCAAGACCATCCCGACGGCACGGCTGGAGGCGGCCGTGGCGTGGGGGGTCGGCATGTCGCCGGTGTTCGACACGTTCCTCGCCGACGACTCCATCGTCACCACCGACGTCCTCGGCTCCCCCGACGGCGACCTCAGGCTCTTCCCCGACCTCGACCACCTCGTGCCGCTGGCCGGACAGCCCGGCTGGGCCTGGGCGCCGGTGGACCGGATCACCCAGGAGGGTGAGCGGCACCCCGGCTGCGCCCGGACCTTCCTGCGCCGGACCGTCACGGACGCCGCCGACCGGCACGGCCTCGCCTTCAAGGCGGCGATCGAGATCGAGTGGGCCGTCGGCGCCGGTTCGGCACCCGCCGACGAGTTCGTCCCGGCGGCCACCGGGCCGGCCTACGGCGCCGTCCGGCAGGTGGAGCTGAGCGACTACACCGCCGATCTGCTGGCCGCGCTCGCCGCCCAGGGCGTGGACGTCGACCAGATCCATCCCGAGTACGCGCCGGCGCAGTTCGAGGTGTCGGTGGGCGCGCTGGACCCGGTGGCGGCAGCCGACCGCAGCGTGCTGGTGCGGCAGACGATCCGGGCGGTGGCCCAGCGGCACGGGCTGCGGGTCTCCTTCGCGCCGGCCTACCTCCCCGAGGGGGTCGGCAACGGCGGTCACCTGCACCTGTCCTGCTGGCGGGACGGGGTGAACCTGCACTCCGGCGGCGAGGGCCGGTACGGCATGACGGCCACGGCCGAGGCGTTCCTGGCCGGGATCCTCGCCCATCTGCCCGGCCTGACCGCGGTGACCGCGCCGAGCCCGGCCAGCTATCTGCGGCTCCAGCCCTCCCAGTGGGCGGGGGTGTTCACCGCCTGGGGCCGGGAGACCCGCGAGGCCGCCGTGCGGGTCGTCACCGGCACCGCGGGCCGCCGGGACCGGGACGCCAACCTGGAGGTCAAGCCCGTCGACCTGGCCGCCAACCCGTATCTGGCCCTCGGCTGTGTGATCGCCGCCGGGCTCGACGGCATCACGGCCGGCCGCCCGCTGCCCGGGGAGATCACCGGCGACCCGGTACGGTACGGCCCCGACGAGGCGGCCGCGCTGGGCGTACGACGGCTCCCGCGATCGCTGCCGCGGGCCGTGGAGGAGTTCCGCGCGGACCCGGTGCTGCGGGCCGCGCTGGGCCCGGTCCTCGCCGACGCGGTGAGCGCCGTACGGCTCGGCGAGGCGGCGGCCGTGGAAGGGCTCTCCCCCACCGCGCTGGCGGCGTTCTACCGCTGGGCGTACTGA
- a CDS encoding quinone oxidoreductase family protein, which translates to MAEVPDPRPARGEVTIRVAAVGIQFLETQVRSGMMRGALGDAPLPVILGKEIAGEVIEAGPGVDTALVGSRVLATTGGVGGYAELATAPADELVPVPDGLGFRDAVALYRYGATARGLIDAARVGAGDRVLVQAAAGAVGTVLVQLLKRAGATVIGTARGAAKLGLVKELGADHVIDYSLPGWTEQVRQAAGGAVEIVYDHVGGELGRDSFSLLAPGAGRQIVFGFSSGQPLDVKPMELFGRGLTLTGFSAGLIWNRPAFARELVTDVLGLAVAGEIKPVIGQSYPLERAAEAHAAVEARSTVGKTLLIP; encoded by the coding sequence GTGGCCGAGGTACCCGACCCGCGCCCCGCCCGGGGCGAGGTGACGATCCGGGTGGCCGCCGTCGGCATCCAGTTCCTGGAGACCCAGGTCCGCTCCGGCATGATGCGCGGGGCCCTGGGCGACGCGCCCCTGCCCGTGATCCTCGGCAAGGAGATCGCGGGCGAGGTCATCGAGGCCGGGCCGGGTGTCGACACGGCGCTCGTCGGCAGCCGGGTGCTCGCCACGACCGGCGGTGTCGGCGGCTATGCCGAGCTCGCCACCGCGCCCGCCGACGAACTCGTCCCGGTGCCCGACGGGTTGGGCTTCCGCGACGCCGTCGCGCTCTACCGCTACGGTGCCACCGCCCGCGGCCTGATCGACGCCGCACGCGTCGGCGCGGGCGACCGGGTCCTGGTGCAGGCCGCGGCCGGTGCCGTCGGCACGGTCCTCGTCCAGCTGCTCAAGCGGGCCGGCGCGACGGTGATCGGCACGGCCCGCGGCGCCGCCAAGCTCGGCCTCGTCAAGGAGCTGGGCGCCGACCACGTCATCGACTACTCGCTGCCGGGCTGGACCGAGCAGGTACGCCAGGCCGCCGGGGGCGCCGTCGAGATCGTCTACGACCACGTCGGCGGCGAACTCGGGCGCGACTCCTTCTCGTTGCTCGCCCCCGGCGCCGGCCGTCAGATCGTGTTCGGCTTCTCCAGCGGGCAGCCGCTCGACGTGAAGCCCATGGAGCTGTTCGGCCGCGGCCTGACCCTGACCGGCTTCAGCGCGGGTCTCATCTGGAACCGGCCCGCGTTCGCCCGCGAGCTGGTCACCGACGTGCTCGGCCTGGCGGTCGCCGGCGAGATCAAGCCGGTCATCGGCCAGAGCTACCCGCTGGAGCGGGCGGCCGAGGCGCATGCCGCCGTGGAGGCGCGCAGCACCGTCGGCAAGACCCTGCTCATCCCGTGA
- a CDS encoding tetratricopeptide repeat protein has product MEAEILALAGMGASSLVTLALQDLWGWGRRRFATLLGRGAPADEAAAEEELERSRRQLLDARRAGDEDTADAVEEAWAERLRDLLASHPEAGHRLREVVAATIERSPAPVALGHILHYVNHVPVFQAMNDHWARCTEARATTAMFLCGLPGVGKRTTLRRWLQSHRDDLPGELLQADLAPDERGRPADPAAVLERWLAQLGVAREDRPADADAKAALVRRQLRARPAVLVLENVSRPAEVRPLLPDSAGHVVLMTGQRVPLGLDALLDFEPVEIAPLKDEHALELLLKVSRSTEHPDRLRPVVRHLGGLPLALRLVAGQLRTPGPGTLEDITARLADRTTRWELLAVDDTHDLPGALDLAYERLGADAALLYRRLGTLPRTGIHLDTVHALTPDREPATARRALHELLSARQLERDGVDTYRLHPLVHDHAAARAEREDTDAERDAVTGWFVRHLRQTAEAAEAALSSRWRYDPGHAYPDVPRTPEQGARAERELARRRDGLLAAVRLAHATGRYEEAWRLCQALWTFCLRTGSHAEWIESHETGLAAARADGDRLAVARMHFQLGFARLDRWSLAEDDPRRAREHLEAARESVRGDGTGRGEGEARTESSALEALGLLELKLDRPRQALGLLADAETALGDLAHPRGRALLAYHKGAAYTALGLHDDAERTLREARERFRRLGDGPDIALNIGKSWLRYARDRLACARPEEALRALDEAVTAIEKGGSGYFLAVARLLRGDVYRRLGDERRAAADWAAAGTLFEQARSPRAEEARRRLGNSPVRSADGELD; this is encoded by the coding sequence GTGGAAGCGGAAATCCTGGCCCTGGCAGGCATGGGCGCGAGCAGTCTCGTGACGCTGGCGCTGCAGGATCTGTGGGGATGGGGCAGGAGACGCTTCGCGACGCTGCTCGGGCGGGGCGCGCCCGCGGACGAGGCGGCGGCCGAGGAGGAACTGGAGCGGTCCCGGCGCCAGTTGCTGGACGCCCGGCGCGCCGGCGACGAGGACACGGCCGACGCCGTCGAGGAAGCGTGGGCCGAGCGCCTGCGGGACCTCCTGGCCTCCCACCCGGAGGCCGGGCACCGGCTGCGGGAGGTGGTCGCGGCGACGATCGAGCGCAGCCCCGCCCCGGTCGCGCTCGGCCACATCCTGCACTACGTCAACCACGTCCCCGTCTTCCAGGCGATGAACGACCACTGGGCACGCTGCACCGAGGCACGCGCCACCACCGCGATGTTCCTGTGCGGACTGCCCGGCGTCGGCAAGCGGACCACCCTGCGCCGCTGGCTGCAGTCCCACCGGGACGACCTGCCCGGCGAGCTGCTCCAGGCCGACCTCGCCCCGGACGAGCGCGGACGCCCCGCCGACCCGGCGGCCGTCCTGGAACGCTGGCTGGCCCAGCTCGGCGTGGCCCGCGAAGACCGCCCGGCCGACGCCGACGCGAAGGCGGCCCTGGTACGGCGGCAACTGCGCGCCCGGCCGGCCGTGCTGGTCCTGGAGAACGTGAGCAGGCCCGCCGAAGTCAGGCCCCTGCTCCCGGACTCCGCGGGGCACGTCGTGCTGATGACCGGCCAGCGGGTGCCGCTCGGGCTGGACGCCCTGCTGGACTTCGAACCCGTGGAGATCGCCCCGCTGAAGGACGAACACGCCCTGGAACTCCTGCTGAAGGTCAGCCGCAGCACCGAACACCCCGACCGGCTGCGGCCCGTCGTCCGGCACCTGGGCGGGCTGCCACTGGCCCTGCGCCTGGTCGCCGGGCAGCTCAGGACACCGGGGCCGGGCACCCTGGAGGACATCACCGCCCGGCTCGCCGACCGGACCACACGATGGGAACTGCTCGCCGTGGACGACACCCACGACCTGCCCGGCGCACTCGACCTCGCCTACGAACGCCTCGGCGCCGACGCCGCCCTCCTCTACCGGCGCCTCGGCACCCTGCCCCGGACCGGCATCCACCTGGACACCGTGCACGCGCTCACCCCGGACCGGGAACCGGCCACCGCCCGGCGCGCCCTGCACGAACTGCTCTCCGCGCGGCAGCTGGAGCGCGACGGCGTGGACACCTACCGCCTGCACCCCCTCGTCCACGACCACGCGGCGGCCCGCGCGGAGCGGGAGGACACCGACGCCGAACGCGACGCCGTGACGGGCTGGTTCGTCCGCCATCTGCGGCAGACGGCAGAGGCCGCCGAAGCGGCGCTGTCCTCCCGCTGGCGTTACGACCCCGGCCACGCCTACCCGGACGTACCGCGCACCCCCGAGCAGGGCGCCCGCGCCGAACGCGAACTCGCCCGGCGCCGCGACGGGTTGCTCGCCGCCGTCCGCCTCGCCCACGCCACCGGACGGTACGAGGAGGCGTGGCGGCTGTGCCAGGCGCTGTGGACCTTCTGCCTGCGCACCGGCAGCCACGCCGAGTGGATCGAGTCCCACGAGACCGGCCTCGCCGCGGCCCGCGCCGACGGTGACCGGCTGGCGGTGGCGCGCATGCACTTCCAGCTGGGCTTCGCCCGCCTGGACCGCTGGAGCCTCGCCGAGGACGACCCGCGCCGCGCCCGCGAACACCTCGAAGCCGCACGGGAGTCGGTGCGCGGCGACGGCACCGGCCGGGGCGAGGGCGAGGCCCGTACGGAGTCCAGTGCGCTGGAGGCGCTCGGGCTGCTGGAACTGAAGCTGGACCGCCCGCGGCAGGCCCTCGGCCTCCTCGCCGACGCCGAGACGGCGCTCGGTGACCTCGCCCACCCGCGCGGGCGCGCCCTGCTCGCCTACCACAAGGGCGCCGCGTACACCGCGCTGGGCCTTCACGACGACGCCGAACGGACCCTGCGGGAGGCCCGCGAGCGGTTCCGGCGGCTGGGGGACGGACCGGACATCGCGCTCAACATCGGCAAGTCCTGGCTGCGGTACGCGCGGGACCGGCTGGCCTGCGCCCGGCCCGAGGAGGCGCTGCGGGCGCTGGACGAGGCGGTCACCGCCATCGAGAAGGGCGGCTCCGGCTACTTCCTCGCGGTAGCGCGCCTGCTGCGGGGCGACGTTTACCGGCGGCTGGGGGACGAGCGGCGGGCAGCCGCCGACTGGGCCGCCGCCGGCACGCTGTTCGAACAGGCCCGCAGTCCCCGTGCGGAGGAGGCCCGGCGCCGCCTCGGCAACAGCCCCGTCCGCTCAGCGGACGGTGAACTCGACTAG
- a CDS encoding NmrA family NAD(P)-binding protein, with product MTTASKIFVAGATGLLGGQIVSNLLDRGASVRALVRPGTDGDKKAALTALQARGLELVEGDITDPVEKLAAAIGDATTVVSAIQGGPDLIIDGQVNLVRAAEQAGARRFIPSDFAIDITKLDDEDNVMIGWRRKAAAAYGDTSLDVISVLNGAFYEVMIGFMGLVDWEAGTVSHWGDPDQPLDMTSVPDTAAFTAAVALDPEAKGTQRFAGEVLSMRQFHQTLERATGRGLTLKNLGTADELRAEITRKAAATQNPFEYVGLQYQWCMVTGKAKFDNVDNAKYPQVKPGSLEDFVRQAAPKA from the coding sequence ATGACCACCGCATCCAAGATCTTCGTGGCCGGCGCCACCGGCCTGCTGGGCGGCCAGATCGTCAGCAACCTGCTGGACAGGGGCGCCTCCGTGCGCGCGCTGGTCCGGCCGGGCACCGACGGCGACAAGAAGGCGGCCCTCACCGCGCTCCAGGCCCGTGGACTGGAGCTCGTCGAGGGTGACATCACCGACCCGGTGGAGAAGCTGGCCGCCGCGATCGGCGACGCCACCACCGTGGTCTCGGCCATCCAGGGCGGCCCGGACCTGATCATCGACGGGCAGGTGAACCTGGTGCGTGCCGCAGAGCAGGCCGGTGCCCGCCGTTTCATCCCGTCCGACTTCGCGATCGACATCACCAAGCTGGACGACGAGGACAACGTCATGATCGGCTGGCGCCGGAAGGCCGCGGCCGCGTACGGCGACACCAGCCTCGACGTGATCTCCGTGCTCAACGGCGCGTTCTACGAGGTCATGATCGGCTTCATGGGTCTCGTCGACTGGGAGGCGGGTACCGTCTCCCACTGGGGCGACCCCGACCAGCCGCTCGACATGACCTCGGTCCCCGACACCGCCGCCTTCACCGCCGCGGTCGCCCTCGACCCGGAGGCCAAGGGCACCCAGCGGTTCGCCGGTGAGGTGCTGTCGATGCGCCAGTTCCACCAGACCCTGGAGCGGGCCACCGGCCGCGGCCTGACCCTGAAGAACCTCGGCACCGCCGACGAACTGCGCGCGGAGATCACCCGGAAGGCCGCCGCCACCCAGAACCCGTTCGAGTACGTGGGTCTGCAGTACCAGTGGTGCATGGTGACGGGCAAGGCCAAGTTCGACAACGTTGACAACGCCAAGTACCCGCAGGTGAAGCCTGGTTCGCTGGAGGACTTCGTCCGGCAGGCCGCGCCCAAGGCGTGA
- a CDS encoding NUDIX hydrolase family protein: MTETTPGWLTTDELEMARARMPILYVEAVPVRVDDSGEVTSIGLLLRIGPDGTVSRTLVSGRVLHHERVRDALLRHLEKDLGPVALPRVPASLQPFTVAEYFPTAGITPYHDPRQHAVSLAYIVPVTGDCRPRQDALDLVWFTPQEAASRAVQSEMPGGHGVLLKQALAHVGLVS, translated from the coding sequence ATGACCGAGACCACGCCCGGCTGGCTGACCACGGACGAGCTGGAGATGGCCAGGGCCCGGATGCCGATCCTGTACGTCGAGGCCGTGCCGGTGCGCGTGGACGACAGCGGTGAGGTCACCAGCATCGGGCTGCTGCTGCGCATCGGCCCGGACGGCACGGTCAGCCGGACCCTGGTCTCCGGCCGGGTCCTGCACCACGAGCGGGTCCGCGACGCGCTGCTGCGCCACCTGGAGAAGGACCTCGGCCCGGTCGCGCTGCCCCGCGTCCCCGCCTCCCTCCAGCCGTTCACGGTCGCGGAGTACTTCCCGACGGCGGGCATCACGCCGTACCACGACCCGCGCCAGCACGCGGTGTCCCTGGCCTACATCGTGCCGGTCACCGGTGACTGCCGGCCCCGCCAGGACGCGCTGGACCTCGTCTGGTTCACCCCGCAGGAGGCCGCCTCCCGGGCCGTGCAGAGCGAGATGCCGGGCGGCCACGGGGTGCTGCTGAAGCAGGCGCTGGCGCACGTCGGGCTGGTGTCCTGA
- a CDS encoding MarR family winged helix-turn-helix transcriptional regulator, whose protein sequence is MGRTSANPPDGPDEHRAASGEVASALAVVGNWMFSTAARRRIMAASGLELSIGDYTLLAQISQHAPVRLSVLADLMEVDKSTLTPPAKRLEARGFIVREPDPADARAQLVSVSRAGKQAVRKLWQARAAIVAELMEDWSTADIKSLATRLAAFAEAIEKKG, encoded by the coding sequence ATGGGACGCACGTCAGCCAATCCACCAGACGGACCGGACGAGCACCGCGCGGCCTCCGGTGAGGTGGCGTCGGCCCTTGCCGTGGTGGGGAACTGGATGTTCTCCACGGCGGCGCGGCGCCGCATCATGGCGGCCTCCGGTCTCGAACTGTCCATCGGGGACTACACGTTGCTCGCACAGATCTCCCAGCACGCACCCGTGCGGCTGTCGGTCCTCGCGGACCTGATGGAGGTCGACAAGTCCACGCTCACCCCGCCCGCCAAGCGGCTGGAGGCCCGCGGCTTCATCGTCCGCGAGCCCGACCCGGCGGACGCCCGCGCCCAGTTGGTGAGCGTCAGCCGGGCCGGCAAGCAGGCCGTCCGCAAGCTGTGGCAGGCCCGGGCCGCCATCGTGGCGGAGCTGATGGAGGACTGGAGCACCGCCGACATCAAGAGCCTGGCCACGCGTCTGGCGGCCTTCGCCGAAGCGATCGAGAAGAAGGGGTAG
- a CDS encoding amidohydrolase family protein, with protein sequence MAAPGPVHEALAALPLVDHHCHGAVTADLTAAQFASLLTEGAAWPGVSPFDTPAGVAVRRHCAPLLDLPRHAPPADYAARRAELGWREVNRRFLTAAGAEVFCVDTGFTAHPLTTPTELAAAAGATAREVVRLERVAEAVLARGVEAGEYAAVFRAAAEEAVRRPGVVAVKSVAAYRTGFALDPERPTDAEVTRAVRHRPARDGRLADPVLVRHLLWTAVDLGLPLQLHTGFGDADLRLHRADPTLLTDWLHRTAGTIPVLLLHCWPYHRQAAYLSAVFEHVYLDVGLALHHTGPARCRAVLEEALEVTPFRKLLYSSDAYGVAEFHHLGALCFRRGLAGLLQDRVDADELSPADALRIAHWTGRDNARRVYGPPLSEPARDPGGLPTRKV encoded by the coding sequence GTGGCCGCCCCGGGACCGGTCCACGAGGCCCTCGCCGCGCTGCCGCTGGTGGACCACCACTGCCACGGCGCGGTGACCGCCGATCTGACCGCCGCCCAGTTCGCGTCCCTGCTCACCGAGGGCGCGGCCTGGCCCGGCGTCTCCCCCTTCGACACCCCCGCCGGCGTGGCCGTGCGCCGGCACTGCGCGCCTCTGCTGGACCTGCCCCGGCACGCCCCGCCCGCCGACTACGCGGCCCGGCGCGCGGAGCTCGGCTGGCGGGAGGTCAACCGGCGGTTCCTCACGGCGGCCGGGGCCGAGGTGTTCTGCGTGGACACCGGCTTCACCGCGCACCCGCTCACCACGCCCACCGAACTGGCGGCGGCGGCCGGCGCCACCGCCCGCGAGGTGGTACGGCTGGAGCGGGTCGCCGAGGCGGTCCTGGCGCGGGGCGTGGAAGCGGGCGAGTACGCGGCCGTGTTCCGCGCCGCCGCCGAGGAGGCCGTACGGCGGCCGGGCGTGGTGGCGGTGAAGTCGGTCGCGGCCTACCGCACGGGCTTCGCCCTGGACCCCGAGCGCCCCACGGACGCCGAGGTGACCCGGGCGGTCCGGCACCGGCCGGCGCGCGACGGACGCCTGGCCGACCCGGTGCTGGTACGGCATCTGCTGTGGACCGCCGTCGATCTGGGGCTGCCGCTGCAACTGCACACCGGGTTCGGCGACGCGGACCTGCGGCTGCACCGCGCCGACCCCACCCTGCTCACCGACTGGCTGCACCGGACGGCCGGCACGATCCCGGTCCTGCTGCTGCACTGCTGGCCGTACCACCGGCAGGCGGCGTACCTGTCGGCGGTGTTCGAGCACGTGTACCTGGACGTCGGCCTCGCCCTGCACCACACCGGCCCGGCCCGCTGCCGGGCGGTGCTGGAGGAGGCACTGGAGGTGACCCCGTTCCGCAAACTGCTGTACAGCTCCGACGCCTACGGTGTGGCCGAGTTCCACCACCTGGGCGCCCTGTGCTTCCGCCGGGGCCTCGCCGGTCTGCTGCAGGACCGGGTGGACGCCGACGAGCTGAGCCCGGCCGACGCCCTGCGGATCGCGCACTGGACGGGCCGCGACAACGCCCGGCGGGTGTACGGGCCGCCCCTGTCCGAACCGGCCCGCGATCCCGGCGGGCTCCCCACCCGGAAAGTATGA